TGATATCTCAACGGTTACGACGACAACAGCTCGCTCGACATGGCTCGAATTCAGACATGGCTCGAATTCAGACCCGTCTGTGATGAGTCTGTCCGGATCTAGAAATGTCCTGCGAACGATTCATGCCGAGCACGGAAGAAATCACTCTAGCGGTCAGGAACCACGGGCTGTCAAACTGAGGAGGCAAATGAACGATATGCACCGTGTATTTTGCCGGCCCTATGGAGAAACCTGCGCACATGGCATGGCAGGGGTAGCTTCCACTTTTTTTGGTATTTGAAACGGAGCACCAACTTCCAGCAGTGCTGACGAATCCAGATCCGCCGTGATTTGCCCTCTCGAAGAAAGTATATCTCGGGAGAGGTGATGTCCAGCCGCCGCTGCACAAAGACTGAATGAGTGCCGGAAGACCTCTTACTCGGAGGCGGGATGCTGCGGTCCTGGAAGCGGCCCAACAGCCAAATACGATACGAACATGCACATTTATCGAGTCCTTATCAGAACACCGACAAGAAACAGCGGTCGCACAGTGGGTGCCCGAGATCGATTACGCCGTGTTGATCTCGAGTTCCAGACAAGACGACTGATAACAGGACAGGTACATACTCCGTACATGCTCGTTATCGAACGCACCCGGATCTTTGTCGGATGCTTTCTCGGTCTCTCCTGTGCAACCCAACCGAGGAACATGAGGTTGGAGAAAACTGGGGTTGGACGACCCAACAACCAGCGGCtctaagaagaagaaaaaaagcaacaacgCCCAGACCTGCCCCACGATTCCATCATCGTATCGCGCTAGCAGGGGCGGGAGCGGCGTGTGGGGTCACTAGGCACTTCGGACCAAGATAGGCAGATCCTAGCTGGCGAGATTTTCCAGCACTCGATGACTGAAGAGACTGATGACGAGAACGACTGCTTACAGAGCGCTCTCGCACAACTCAAATATCCCGCTCATACATCAAACGCACGCGGCAGTGTTGCTTCAGAGTGGCCAGTATCTCATGACGGTTCAAGACACGTCTCCCTCAAAAGGAACGCTCAATGAGGAAAGCCGGGAGATGCTACTGCTCAAGGTGCCTATCTCGTAACTCGCAAAGCGGTCCAGGTCGTCAGGGCTTGCGGCCAGCTGGCCGATATTCCACGACTATACACGCCATGAACTTTCACGTCATGGGGCTCCTAGCCTGTAGGTTGGTATCCCCGCTCCCTGTTATGGAACCGATGGCGTTGTCAGGACCCGGGACCATCGGCGCCAGGTCTGCATGGAAGGCGTAGTGTAGGCCAATCCCACCATCAAATTCACGAACACCTGCCGTTGCATCGGGCCAAATTGCTCCGGGTTTCCGAAGGCCTAGCTACATGCTTAGGAACCGCTTCCGTCGCTCCGGCGAAGATTCGGACCTGCCTCGACAGAGAGCAAAGTCGATCTTGTTCCCATGTGCGCCGGCGAGAAGAGTTGGAATTCGTTAGCGTTGTGCAGATGTTGGAAGGGCATTGGGTGCCTTGCCCCTCGCTCGCAGCGGCAGCTGTGTTTTAATGGAGTTTTTCGCAGAGGTTACCAGTACCAACAATACCCGCTCGTACGAACACCAGGATTCACTACCGTGGCACTACGAGGCTGCACCGGGTGAGTACACCGGAAACCCTGCATCTCTCCTGCAGatataataaaaaacacAGGGTTATACGGATTCCGTACATACACATATAGCTGCACGACACCACCATGCAAACCCCCCTGGTAAATCTGCCAGGGGGGTTTGTCACCGCACCTACACAATACACCACTTACCGAGATGATGGATAGGCGAAGCGGTGAGCGTGCAGAGCTCGCTCCTCGGTTTCTGATCTGGTCCAAGAGAGCCCTCTGGACTTCGCAACCAAAACAGTGGCCGGTGAAAGCAACGTTGACGGCAGGCTCTATGCGACCGCCCTCCGGACCCTTTCCCCGgagcctcggcctcgcctcGAAGCGCCCGTTCGCTGTTGCTAACTTTGGTGCTCGGTTCTTTTGCCACACAGGTCGACGACAACCAAAAGTATGCCGGTATAGTGGGATCATGAGCGCCCGGCCGTATCGCGCTCATTCGGACTTTGAAGGGTCCCCGCTCGCTGGTAGCTTGCTGCCCGCCCCCCCACGAACAGGACGGGACGGCCCTGCCGGGTGTGTCTACCGGTTGGACGCTGACGTTGGTGATATGATCCAAGCATGACAACGGGAAGCTTAACAAGGTAGGGGGAGCAGCGGATGTAGCAGCTTGACAGCTGTGTGGTAGGGACGGGGAGCTTACAAGCGAGCATTTTTTGAGCCGCCCTCTGCCCTGGtgtcgtcatcgtcgaaTCCGTTTCCCCATATGTTGCTAGATGGGCATTGGTCTGCTGTCGTCATCTAGCTTTTAATACACGCGGTAAAAGAATAGATGAAGAGGTTCAACTACCGGTTTCATAGGTCGTTGATCCCCCCTAGACGGGACAAAATATATTCAGATAGATACAGATCCGTCCAAAAAGGGGTATGATAGAAACAGCCCAACGCGCCTAGAGAAGCATATACTCCCTGCGGGGAGGCATGATATCAGACGAGTCCCCTACCTATGCTACTGTTAGACGGCACGGTGCTTTGACCCTTGAGCAAGTATCTATACATGTATATCTGGAGTCGAGCCGCTACCTCTTCATGACCATCAGCCATTACCTAATCTTTTGCCAATGTCTATAAGGGAAAATCTAACCACCAAGCACACCTTTACCTTCGGTATCACAACATGTAAGTCATCAAAACATACAGGCTGACTCGTCCGGTATCATGTGTGAAGAGATGGCCTTTAGGCTACCGAAAGACCCCCGTGGTTCATGCTGTTGTGTCACCGAAGTCAAGCCGGGGGTAGTGTAACCATTGCTGTACGTGAGTTGTAAACCGAGCATTTTCTgcatcgtcatcttcctcctgctgcgGCTGCTTCTAACTTGCTTGCTGGCTACTGCGGGACTACTACTGTCGTGTCCCTCTTACATCATACTTCTGCATCTTCGGCCATCCCGTCTTCTGGGCAATAGTTCTTTTCATCATGTAATATCTCGACTCGTTGACCCCCCTGTTTGATCACAAACATTTCTTCCACACCACGCTCCCAATGTTCCTTTATCCTTTAGAATTTTGACAAGTTAGAAGGTGCTTGTAGCCAACCGACTGGCCGCATTTCTCGCATCGACCctgtcctcgtcgtcctcttccGCTAAACCCGGCAGATTCCCAGCCACCgaaccgccgccaccgctcAACGCCCGCGTCCTTGCCCCCTGATCGTGtccgccctctccgccttcctccccttcctcggaAACGCTGCCAGCCATAAAGCTTCCCGAGACACTCCTGCTCATGTTGCTATCGTGCCGTCTAGGAACACCACTCCAGGCGTCGCCCTTGGGTCCCTGGGAGGTAGCCATGCTGACCCGTCTGACAGGCGGATGAGCCTCTCTCCCGAGACGCGAGAGCCCACCGCTAGAGTCGATCGCTCGAATGTCGGGTCGCACAGACTCGAGGAGTGCCAGTGTGCGCCTTTCGGCTTCAATTTCGCGAATCACGTATTCACGGATGGAGAGCCGTAGATCGGCTGCCGTGCGAGCGAACCACTTGCGCCGTTCGTGAACCAAATTCTGTGTGACGCGGGTGGTCTTTTGGTAGAGTGCCGTTTCTGTCTCACGCGCTTCGTGCAGGGCGCCGATGGCTTCGTCGACTTTCTCGCGACGGACATTGGAGGAGGCTTTGAGGCGGTCGGCCGCGTTGAGTTTGCTGCGGGTTTGCTCCTGGGCTTGGAGGAACTCGCGAATCAAAATTTGGCGGTTCGTGAGGGTCTCCTTGACGATGAAGGCATCCTGAGAGTGGTATTGGAAGGGGTCACCAATGGTGGTAGCCTCAGCTGTTGCTTGGGCGGCGTGGAAGTCGCCGACGGTCTGGACGATCTTGCCTAGCTTGCGATAGGCATTGGCTAGCCCTGGATGGAGCTCTTGAACGTGCATGTTGCCAAGTTTGACGCCAAAGTCGGATTCAGCAAGTCCGAGACCTAGAGTTCATCGTCAGAGATTTGGGTTTCCTTGACCGTAGCAAAGAACAATCGGGCACATACCTCTGCGTGACTTGACAAGCTTGTCAACCTTGTGCCCGGCATCCATCGCTCCCAGATAAAATAGCTTGACAATGGGGCGGGCCTCCTGCAGCTCAGGAGTGTCATCTGGGGGCGGGGCAAACTGCTTCAAGATCTTTCTGCGCACACCAGTTGCCGGCTGCTTCTTTTTTACCATGGGGCTGTAGCCGAAATCGCTCTCCACAAAAAGCACCATTTCAGGATCTCTGGCCAACACCTCGCTGCTGCAGACGTAGTTGAACCACCGCTGGAGGAGCGCCTTGACACgaatctcatcctcctcggtgcCCGCACCGGCGGATGTCAAAGCTGGCGGTATCGCCGGCACAATAGCCTCGGGGTTGGCCGAGATCAAGTGCTCGGCAAGCTTGATGAATTCAGAGTGGAGACGGCGTACATCGCGGTACTGTGTCGTTCTAAAGGCAGGGAagtttgtctttttcttgtaAGCATCCGTCTTGCTCCTAACGACGTATAACCAAGAAAGGGGCCGTACATGTACATCAAATCTCAAAATAGGATCCTTCCTTCCCGTCCGTTCCAACCCGGTGATCTTGGCCTGCAATTTGAACTGGGGCGCCTGCGATCGccggggctgctgctgttgcggccGGTCTTGACCCTGAGGTGCCCCTTCGGCTGCAGGATTTTGCgattgttgctgctgctgatgctgatgctgagatCCTGGAGATAATGGCCCATGGTCGCCAGCCCCTGAAGCGTGGTTTTCCGTGTAATGCTGGACGCCGCCCGGCTCGTCCATACTGGGCTCCACGCCATGGGATTCGGCAGCTGAGACAGTGCTCGCAGTGTCTGGTCGCTTATAATCAGAATCGCTTGCGCCGAACCCGCCATCGTCATGGAGACCATTGTTGGAGCTGTGGGAGGGGAATTGGTAACGGGAGGGCGGGGCATCGCCCGTCAGCCCGGCGATGCTGGAACCGAAGCCGGTCTGATCCTGTCTGGGCGAGGAACTGGGAGAGTTACCCCAAGGCGAAGCCTCGGCAGCATGGTCGTCTTGTATCGATGCGCTGTAGTCCATGGCGGTTTATTATGTGGTTCGAACTAAGATATGCGGATGTTCTGTTGAGATGACGTGGGAGGTCTAGTTATTGCGCAGTTGTTGGGAAGCTTGTCGGTCCTGGCAATGACGTGCGGTGTGACAGGGGAATGGCCGGGCCACAATAGCAAGTGTTTCTGATAATTCAACTCGTTTCGATCCAGGTAACTTGGCCAGTCGCACGTCGTCGTTGTGGCCGTATAGCGTAGCGTGGCGTGTCCAGCGTGAAGCAgctgaggtgaggttggatgTGACCGTGGGTGGCTTGTGTCGTTCGGCGCCTTGCTCCCTCTGGAAACAATGGAAATGGAAGCGCCAAGCGATCTATGGCTGGGATTTGGGAGCGGGGTACGCACGGTCCACCTGAAGCTCGCAGCATGAGCTCCTGTCCTAAAGCTACCCTGCCTGATTGCTCTAAAAATCGAAACTCAATTCAGAGACAGCTCTGTTGTTCAAGATCTCCGAGTGAGAAAATCAACAGCTGTCCTTCTGGCTACGTCTTCTTTTAGTCTAGAGGCATGGTCCCCTTCCCTTCGTTCAACAGGACTTAAGCAGTAAGCTCGGCAGCTTGGTATGCAGAGCTGATTGGCTGCTGACTCGTTGACTGAAGCTATCCTCGGGTTGGTAGTTTATCTCTTGTGGGCTCACAGCATACCTGGTACCGAACAAGCTGAGCCGAAGGGATCAAAGCTTGGGAATGTTCACCACCGTCTCATCCCATGCCTGCCGCCACGGCCAGGGGAAGCTCTTGCTTCGTTTCTTAGTTCTAAAAAATGCCCGGC
This genomic stretch from Podospora bellae-mahoneyi strain CBS 112042 chromosome 1 map unlocalized CBS112042p_1.2, whole genome shotgun sequence harbors:
- the VPS17 gene encoding Vacuolar protein sorting-associated protein 17 (COG:U; EggNog:ENOG503NV7M; BUSCO:EOG09261IEH), whose protein sequence is MDYSASIQDDHAAEASPWGNSPSSSPRQDQTGFGSSIAGLTGDAPPSRYQFPSHSSNNGLHDDGGFGASDSDYKRPDTASTVSAAESHGVEPSMDEPGGVQHYTENHASGAGDHGPLSPGSQHQHQQQQQSQNPAAEGAPQGQDRPQQQQPRRSQAPQFKLQAKITGLERTGRKDPILRFDVHTNFPAFRTTQYRDVRRLHSEFIKLAEHLISANPEAIVPAIPPALTSAGAGTEEDEIRVKALLQRWFNYVCSSEVLARDPEMVLFVESDFGYSPMVKKKQPATGVRRKILKQFAPPPDDTPELQEARPIVKLFYLGAMDAGHKVDKLVKSRRGLGLAESDFGVKLGNMHVQELHPGLANAYRKLGKIVQTVGDFHAAQATAEATTIGDPFQYHSQDAFIVKETLTNRQILIREFLQAQEQTRSKLNAADRLKASSNVRREKVDEAIGALHEARETETALYQKTTRVTQNLVHERRKWFARTAADLRLSIREYVIREIEAERRTLALLESVRPDIRAIDSSGGLSRLGREAHPPVRRVSMATSQGPKGDAWSGVPRRHDSNMSRSVSGSFMAGSVSEEGEEGGEGGHDQGARTRALSGGGGSVAGNLPGLAEEDDEDRVDARNAASRLATSTF